The Cohnella abietis genome has a segment encoding these proteins:
- a CDS encoding sensor histidine kinase: MRQLLVWLQHLLIVLPAIATVYVISIPSIATYVAYLLFALLLVRITELAPRFSYLLVPIEIIGFGWLSYTYGGLLFFLLYSSLVSIFLYFRRPIEIVSLVLLTNVALNVASHQEDSLHIWIVNLTWLALTLLLVAIQAMTRKQLQLERSYETLSLKQDIVEQELTRTLEYARKIEDYAQVQERGRIATELHDDLGHRLIRVKMMTEAALQLLERDPKKANHMIEQVRDQLEESMNNMRYTVRKLQPKEASNARRYALHRLIEDAGRDLQIDVSFDITGKPFPLYPSVEYVLYRNAQEAITNAVRHGGASTVEIVVDFTSDQITMSITNNGKLPDAVAFGMGLRGMQERLTLLGGQLVVSLEHGFVITTIVPYHETTPPIEGE; this comes from the coding sequence ATGCGGCAGCTGCTTGTCTGGTTGCAGCATCTGCTCATCGTGCTGCCTGCCATTGCCACCGTTTACGTAATATCCATACCTTCAATAGCTACTTATGTAGCTTATCTGTTGTTTGCCCTTCTGCTCGTAAGGATTACTGAGCTAGCACCACGATTTAGTTACTTGCTAGTACCTATTGAGATAATAGGCTTCGGATGGTTATCCTACACCTACGGCGGACTGTTATTTTTTCTTCTCTATTCCAGCTTAGTTTCAATCTTCCTCTATTTTCGCAGACCTATTGAGATTGTGTCCTTGGTACTTCTCACTAATGTTGCGTTGAACGTAGCTTCTCACCAAGAAGATTCGCTTCATATTTGGATTGTGAATTTAACTTGGCTAGCACTAACATTGCTGTTAGTGGCCATTCAAGCCATGACACGCAAACAGCTTCAGCTTGAGCGCAGCTATGAAACACTATCCTTGAAGCAAGATATTGTTGAACAGGAGCTTACAAGAACGCTGGAGTACGCTAGGAAGATCGAGGATTATGCACAGGTTCAGGAGCGTGGCCGCATTGCCACTGAGCTCCACGATGATTTAGGCCACCGACTCATTCGCGTTAAGATGATGACGGAAGCGGCGCTACAGCTCCTGGAACGGGATCCTAAGAAAGCTAACCATATGATTGAGCAGGTTCGCGATCAATTGGAAGAGAGTATGAACAATATGCGCTATACTGTTCGGAAGCTCCAGCCCAAGGAAGCAAGCAATGCAAGACGTTACGCGTTACATAGATTAATTGAGGATGCTGGAAGAGACTTGCAAATCGATGTTTCTTTCGACATAACGGGCAAGCCTTTTCCACTTTATCCGAGCGTGGAATATGTTTTGTACCGGAATGCACAAGAAGCCATCACCAACGCCGTCCGACATGGCGGTGCATCAACTGTTGAAATCGTAGTTGATTTCACTTCTGATCAAATAACAATGAGCATTACGAACAACGGCAAGCTTCCAGATGCAGTTGCATTTGGAATGGGTCTAAGAGGGATGCAGGAAAGACTAACCCTGTTAGGCGGCCAGCTTGTTGTGTCACTAGAACACGGATTTGTCATTACGACTATTGTGCCCTACCATGAAACAACGCCACCAATAGAAGGAGAATAG
- a CDS encoding response regulator: protein MIQVLIVDDDPFIRESLNVILDLDPELQIVGTCGNGEEAYQFAKQQSGIDIVLMDIRMPICDGVEGTRKLKQLDKPPSVLILTTFDDDEYIVQAIRNGANGYLLKNVPPARIISGIKSVFEGNHLIHPDIARKLAGMLDLRGSHAEQASKPDKTEKDLAALGLTPAEQDIIRLIAEGNSNKEIAGALFLSEGTVKNYISEILSKLALRDRTQIAIFYLKK, encoded by the coding sequence TTGATACAAGTACTCATAGTTGACGATGATCCCTTCATTCGCGAAAGCCTGAATGTCATATTAGATCTTGATCCCGAGTTACAAATCGTTGGGACTTGCGGAAATGGTGAGGAAGCCTATCAATTCGCTAAGCAGCAATCGGGTATTGATATTGTACTCATGGATATCCGAATGCCCATTTGCGACGGAGTAGAAGGTACGCGAAAGCTCAAGCAGCTGGATAAACCACCATCCGTGCTTATTCTCACTACCTTCGATGATGATGAATATATCGTTCAAGCTATTCGCAATGGCGCGAATGGCTATTTACTTAAAAATGTCCCCCCAGCACGAATTATTTCTGGCATTAAATCAGTATTCGAAGGCAATCATCTGATCCATCCCGATATTGCACGCAAGCTAGCAGGCATGCTCGATTTACGCGGAAGCCATGCTGAACAAGCATCTAAACCAGATAAGACTGAAAAAGATCTGGCAGCACTTGGTTTAACTCCAGCCGAGCAAGACATTATTCGTTTGATCGCAGAGGGTAATTCCAACAAAGAAATTGCTGGCGCACTTTTCTTAAGTGAAGGCACTGTCAAAAACTATATTTCCGAAATATTAAGCAAATTAGCTTTACGCGACCGTACGCAAATCGCTATTTTTTATTTGAAAAAATAA
- a CDS encoding YktB family protein encodes MSAIDTALFTGFSSNDFDVFEIEGLEPRMEALIDRVRPKLNSLGDQLARYLSQACGEEMFAHVAKHARRTVNPPHDTWVAYANNKRGYKAHPHFQIGLWSTHVFVQFAIIYECPSKNIFAERALAELDSIRSAVPPHFVWSKDHMVPTGMVHGELSDEQLSELFTRLKTVKASELTCGIHLGRTDDLLKNGDAFIQRAEETFSTLLPLYRMAF; translated from the coding sequence ATGAGTGCAATCGACACCGCCCTATTTACGGGCTTTAGTAGCAATGATTTTGATGTTTTTGAAATTGAAGGACTGGAGCCCCGTATGGAAGCTTTAATTGACCGGGTACGCCCTAAGTTAAATTCGCTCGGAGATCAGCTTGCTCGGTACCTCTCGCAAGCATGTGGGGAAGAAATGTTTGCCCATGTCGCTAAGCACGCTCGCCGTACCGTCAACCCGCCACATGACACTTGGGTAGCTTACGCCAACAACAAACGCGGGTACAAAGCGCATCCGCATTTTCAAATCGGGCTTTGGTCTACACATGTGTTCGTTCAATTTGCAATCATTTATGAATGCCCTAGCAAAAATATTTTTGCAGAGCGTGCTCTGGCCGAGCTAGATTCCATTAGAAGTGCCGTACCTCCTCATTTCGTATGGTCTAAGGATCACATGGTTCCGACAGGGATGGTTCACGGTGAATTATCCGACGAACAGCTAAGTGAGCTGTTTACCCGATTAAAAACAGTAAAAGCCTCTGAGCTCACCTGCGGTATCCATCTTGGACGGACAGATGACTTGCTTAAGAACGGCGATGCGTTCATCCAACGTGCTGAGGAAACCTTCTCTACGCTTCTTCCGCTGTATCGGATGGCTTTTTAG
- a CDS encoding efflux RND transporter permease subunit — MKSIINGAFRNKAAMIIIVIMVLAMGVLSYTKLPMEFLPEADNPQVTVSVIGPGYNASSMDRAVTGPLEKSLSAIKGKTNTFSSSGDGFSQVNLNFDSNTNMKEAKLEVEKAVNSVQLPANVSPPYVVQFNTSMIPISFVTLTFNDGVSDAQKEILEQQVLDEFKAIDGVGEVQLSGKSLPKVSIIPDVEKLAARGVPLEALYGVLQGRDAAASIGESTLDGQIVNLNVSASLQDLESVKKLPVAEGVKLGDVANVTFNNAKESLFRIDGKDALEYVISKGANSNAVKVGQGVDKIIEKYNEENKAVNMKVMVSTSDQVVHSVNSMMREVLLGALFATIVILIFMRNVRATLVTIVSIPLSLAMTLYLLDLSGITLNILTLGGVAVAVGRLVDDSIVVIENIFRRLQKEKFSSELVIDATKEVARAITASTLTTIAVFLPMSLLRGGLQSFLLPFALTMTYSLLSSLLVALTLIPLMSAGVLRNSKIKEHQPSQRFVRLLEWNLRHKWLPIIGAFVLLIASIGTYVVMPKGAIDTSSAENLTVSLEYKPDTPVAQVLENGHKLETFLMNREEVDWVTMGNGNSADAAKYGSVSSPTLVSYMLKMKKGADAAKVMEAVKSEGAHYPGAELITATGGFMSGGSSTQVIVDITGDNLEMIGKTADEVIAKIKPIKDVLKVESNQQEKKTVYTLEVNPTEAKAGNIATQLQGMLNSIPVGSITLDGQMVEVLLEPSLKPKSENELSSLTVMTDAGPKPISSVAKWVKEEQATTFFQKDGKSYVRVSASVEPSQLSKVGAEINKQLKDVKPPEGVKLNVGGASADQSADIMSLFMMMLVSVGIVYLIMVFTFKTLKAPLAIISSIAFVPIGAVLGLIVTGVTPDFTAIFGVVMLIGIVVTNAIVLIDRVKHNELEREMTIRASLLEAAGTRMRPILMTAIATVGAMLPLVFGSAEGGSIVSQSLAIVVIGGLVVSTLLTLVIVPCLYELLYFRKSARQRKEIATKQNIAA, encoded by the coding sequence GTGAAAAGTATTATTAACGGTGCTTTCCGTAACAAGGCTGCAATGATTATTATTGTGATTATGGTTTTAGCTATGGGGGTGCTTAGCTACACCAAGCTACCTATGGAGTTTCTGCCAGAGGCAGATAATCCACAAGTAACTGTCTCAGTCATCGGACCGGGGTATAACGCTTCCTCTATGGACAGAGCGGTTACAGGGCCACTTGAGAAATCATTATCCGCGATTAAAGGGAAGACGAATACCTTCTCATCATCGGGAGACGGCTTCTCACAGGTCAATCTGAATTTTGATTCTAACACGAATATGAAGGAAGCAAAGCTGGAGGTTGAGAAGGCTGTCAATTCCGTTCAGCTTCCAGCTAACGTATCGCCGCCGTATGTTGTACAATTTAACACCTCAATGATTCCTATTTCCTTCGTCACTCTGACCTTCAACGATGGTGTTAGCGACGCGCAGAAAGAAATTCTGGAGCAGCAGGTGCTTGATGAATTCAAAGCCATTGACGGCGTTGGTGAAGTCCAGCTGTCCGGCAAGTCATTGCCGAAGGTTAGTATTATTCCTGATGTAGAGAAGCTTGCAGCCAGAGGTGTCCCGCTTGAGGCGCTTTACGGCGTACTTCAAGGACGTGACGCGGCTGCCTCCATTGGCGAGAGCACATTGGATGGTCAAATCGTGAACTTGAATGTCTCGGCAAGCCTACAGGATTTGGAATCCGTAAAGAAGCTTCCAGTTGCTGAGGGAGTTAAGCTGGGCGATGTAGCTAACGTGACTTTCAATAATGCGAAGGAGAGTCTCTTCCGGATCGACGGTAAGGATGCGCTGGAATATGTCATCTCCAAAGGAGCTAACTCCAATGCGGTGAAGGTTGGCCAAGGCGTAGACAAAATTATCGAGAAGTATAACGAAGAAAACAAAGCGGTAAACATGAAAGTCATGGTCAGTACATCTGATCAGGTCGTACATTCAGTCAATAGCATGATGAGAGAGGTTCTTCTCGGTGCGTTGTTCGCTACAATTGTCATTCTAATCTTTATGCGCAATGTGCGTGCTACTCTTGTCACGATCGTATCGATTCCGCTATCACTAGCGATGACACTATACTTACTTGATTTGTCCGGAATTACGCTTAATATTCTCACGCTGGGCGGGGTGGCAGTTGCTGTCGGACGTTTAGTCGATGATAGCATCGTTGTCATTGAAAATATTTTCCGCAGGCTGCAGAAAGAAAAGTTCTCTTCAGAATTAGTTATCGATGCAACCAAAGAGGTTGCAAGAGCGATTACGGCATCTACTCTGACTACGATTGCTGTATTCTTGCCGATGAGCTTGCTTAGGGGTGGTCTGCAATCGTTCTTGCTCCCGTTTGCTTTAACGATGACCTACTCATTGTTGTCCTCTTTACTTGTTGCTTTGACACTTATTCCTCTCATGAGTGCTGGGGTGTTGAGAAATTCCAAGATCAAAGAGCACCAGCCGTCCCAACGTTTCGTCCGTTTGCTCGAATGGAACTTACGTCATAAGTGGTTGCCAATTATCGGAGCCTTTGTACTCTTGATCGCTTCCATTGGGACATACGTGGTAATGCCGAAAGGTGCGATTGATACATCAAGTGCAGAGAACCTCACGGTTAGTCTGGAATATAAACCGGATACGCCAGTTGCACAAGTATTGGAGAACGGTCATAAGCTCGAAACCTTTCTGATGAACCGGGAAGAGGTTGACTGGGTTACGATGGGGAACGGTAATAGTGCGGATGCTGCCAAATATGGCTCAGTATCATCCCCAACGCTTGTATCGTATATGTTGAAAATGAAAAAGGGCGCTGATGCCGCGAAGGTTATGGAGGCAGTTAAATCGGAGGGTGCCCATTACCCAGGAGCTGAGCTGATTACTGCAACCGGTGGTTTCATGTCAGGAGGAAGCTCCACTCAGGTTATTGTCGATATTACCGGTGATAATCTAGAAATGATCGGTAAGACGGCAGATGAAGTCATAGCTAAGATTAAACCGATCAAGGATGTTCTAAAGGTCGAGAGCAACCAGCAAGAGAAGAAAACGGTATATACGCTCGAAGTCAACCCGACAGAAGCCAAAGCCGGGAATATTGCAACACAGCTGCAAGGAATGCTTAACTCCATTCCAGTAGGCTCAATTACGTTAGATGGTCAGATGGTTGAAGTTCTGCTCGAGCCAAGCTTGAAGCCCAAGTCTGAAAATGAGCTTTCCTCGCTTACTGTTATGACCGATGCGGGGCCTAAGCCGATATCGAGCGTGGCAAAGTGGGTTAAAGAAGAGCAAGCAACAACATTTTTCCAAAAGGATGGCAAAAGCTATGTTCGCGTATCCGCTTCTGTGGAGCCGTCACAGCTGTCTAAGGTTGGAGCGGAGATCAATAAGCAATTAAAGGATGTTAAGCCTCCAGAGGGCGTTAAGCTGAATGTAGGAGGGGCGTCCGCCGACCAGTCAGCAGATATTATGAGTCTCTTCATGATGATGCTTGTGTCTGTAGGGATCGTATACTTGATTATGGTATTTACTTTCAAAACATTAAAAGCTCCACTCGCTATTATTAGCTCAATCGCGTTCGTTCCGATTGGTGCTGTGCTTGGTCTTATTGTGACAGGAGTGACGCCTGACTTTACTGCTATCTTTGGTGTCGTCATGCTCATCGGTATCGTTGTTACGAATGCGATAGTACTCATTGACCGTGTGAAGCATAACGAGCTAGAGAGAGAGATGACCATCCGCGCTTCGTTGCTAGAAGCTGCAGGAACTCGTATGCGCCCGATTCTAATGACAGCAATTGCAACAGTCGGTGCCATGCTACCACTTGTCTTCGGCTCAGCAGAGGGTGGGAGCATTGTCTCTCAAAGCCTAGCTATCGTCGTAATCGGTGGTCTGGTCGTTTCAACACTACTGACGCTTGTTATCGTACCGTGCCTTTACGAGCTGCTGTATTTCCGTAAGTCTGCTCGTCAACGTAAAGAAATCGCTACTAAACAGAATATTGCGGCATAG
- a CDS encoding MFS transporter, whose translation MKSKLAIVGLMLFTIFIGFGIIIPVLPQLVTEASDKSANWHTGAMLAIYSLMSFLLSPLWGALSERIGRRPVIMTGVLGFAISFLVFGFSGENLAIMYASRILGGLFSGAVVSCIVAYVADITTEEERTKGMAVVGMSIGLGFTFGPGFGGFLSEVSIHTPFFAAAALSFLVFVAAWFKLPESLPPERRATGGKGKRVSRWLAFQGPLKYLYVLAFFVTFSLAILEGTLQLFGIKKFDVTPLQIGMMFFFCGIAGALVQGGIVRRRVKPGQEGKYIAIGLLISAAGFFLMLTANSWKMATVYLCIFGIGNSLIKPCVTSLITQKTTVGQGIASGLSSSMDSLGRIVGPLLGAALLGAVSWLPFVVSGILSIAALGLLAKFRSEDRQRATV comes from the coding sequence GTGAAAAGCAAATTAGCCATTGTCGGACTCATGCTCTTTACGATTTTTATCGGATTCGGCATCATTATTCCTGTATTACCACAATTGGTCACAGAAGCCAGTGATAAATCAGCGAATTGGCACACTGGAGCCATGCTTGCTATTTATTCTCTCATGTCATTTTTGCTCAGCCCTTTATGGGGTGCGCTTTCAGAGCGAATCGGTCGTCGCCCCGTTATTATGACAGGTGTATTAGGCTTCGCTATTAGCTTTCTAGTGTTTGGTTTTTCAGGAGAAAATCTAGCCATTATGTACGCATCTCGTATACTAGGTGGATTATTCTCTGGCGCAGTTGTTTCTTGTATCGTCGCCTATGTCGCGGACATTACGACAGAAGAGGAACGCACGAAAGGGATGGCTGTAGTAGGCATGAGTATCGGACTCGGCTTTACATTCGGACCTGGATTTGGTGGGTTCTTAAGTGAAGTTTCGATTCATACACCCTTTTTCGCTGCAGCAGCGTTATCCTTTCTCGTATTTGTAGCAGCGTGGTTTAAGCTTCCAGAATCACTTCCGCCAGAGCGACGAGCAACCGGAGGAAAAGGCAAAAGAGTTTCACGTTGGCTTGCATTCCAAGGGCCGCTGAAGTATTTGTATGTGCTGGCCTTCTTCGTAACGTTCTCTTTGGCTATATTGGAAGGAACCTTGCAGCTGTTCGGAATCAAGAAGTTTGATGTTACCCCTCTACAGATTGGGATGATGTTTTTCTTCTGTGGTATTGCCGGGGCGCTCGTGCAGGGCGGCATCGTTCGACGTCGTGTGAAGCCGGGGCAGGAAGGAAAGTATATTGCCATTGGGCTTCTTATATCGGCTGCAGGATTTTTCTTAATGCTTACAGCTAATAGCTGGAAAATGGCGACGGTTTACTTATGCATATTCGGAATTGGTAACTCGCTCATTAAACCATGTGTCACTTCTCTAATTACACAGAAGACAACTGTCGGACAAGGTATAGCATCTGGGCTTAGCTCTTCTATGGATAGCTTGGGACGTATTGTCGGTCCATTGCTAGGAGCAGCATTGCTAGGAGCGGTGTCTTGGTTACCGTTTGTTGTATCAGGTATTCTTTCCATTGCAGCGCTTGGATTACTAGCGAAATTCCGCAGTGAAGATCGCCAGAGGGCAACGGTATAA
- a CDS encoding aminotransferase class I/II-fold pyridoxal phosphate-dependent enzyme, which produces MDHNRTPLFDALRSHAEQNPVQFHIPGHKKGVGMDPEYREFIGQNILDIDLINIAPLDDLHQPVGVILEAQQLAADAFGADATYFSVQGTSTAIMTMILSVCSNGDKIIVPRNVHKSILSAIIFAGARPVFLSPVRDTNLGIDHGVTTKSVRRALERHPDAAAVLIINPTYYGVCTHLKEIVDLVHEYDIPVLVDEAHGALIHFSDELPLSAMQAGADMSATSIHKLGGSMTQSSILNIRKGLVNPQRVQTILSLLMTTSTSYPLLASLDTARRQLAINGKEIANRTLALANKARAAVNEIQGLHSFGEELLGEEATYDHDPTKLAIHVRHLGITGYDAENWLRENFRLEVELSDMYNILCLITPGDNEESIAILLEALEAMSKAYLADSREILDVVVKIPEIPHLALTPRDAFYGETELVPFVESAGKIIAEFIYVYPPGIPILLPGEVISQENIDYIVDHLKVGLPVKGPEDRSVTNVKVILEETAIS; this is translated from the coding sequence TTGGATCACAACCGTACTCCCTTATTCGATGCATTACGCTCCCACGCTGAGCAAAATCCGGTGCAGTTTCATATTCCGGGACATAAGAAGGGTGTCGGAATGGACCCCGAATACCGTGAATTTATCGGGCAAAACATTCTGGATATCGATTTAATTAACATCGCTCCACTAGATGATCTTCATCAGCCTGTCGGCGTTATTCTAGAGGCGCAGCAGCTTGCAGCAGATGCTTTCGGCGCGGATGCAACCTACTTCTCTGTTCAAGGCACCAGTACCGCCATAATGACCATGATATTATCGGTATGTAGCAATGGAGATAAAATAATCGTGCCTCGCAATGTTCATAAATCAATTCTATCAGCCATTATCTTCGCTGGCGCCCGCCCAGTATTCTTGTCGCCTGTTCGCGATACGAATTTGGGTATTGACCACGGGGTAACTACGAAATCGGTAAGACGAGCACTGGAGCGCCATCCAGACGCTGCAGCCGTTCTCATTATTAATCCAACCTATTACGGAGTATGTACCCATCTAAAAGAAATCGTTGATCTCGTGCACGAGTATGATATTCCGGTTCTTGTTGATGAAGCGCACGGTGCTTTAATTCATTTTTCCGACGAGCTACCTCTATCTGCTATGCAGGCAGGTGCCGATATGTCCGCAACAAGTATCCACAAGCTCGGTGGTTCAATGACTCAGAGCTCGATTCTTAACATTCGCAAAGGCTTGGTCAACCCGCAAAGAGTACAGACGATTCTGAGCTTACTCATGACCACGTCAACTTCATACCCGTTGCTTGCCTCATTAGATACCGCACGGAGACAGCTCGCTATTAACGGTAAAGAAATCGCAAACAGAACCTTAGCCTTAGCTAATAAAGCCAGAGCAGCGGTGAACGAAATTCAGGGTCTCCATAGCTTCGGAGAGGAGCTCTTAGGCGAGGAAGCTACCTACGATCATGATCCGACAAAGCTGGCCATTCATGTCCGGCATTTAGGCATTACGGGGTATGATGCAGAAAACTGGCTTCGCGAGAACTTCCGTCTAGAAGTTGAGCTGAGCGACATGTACAACATTCTCTGTCTTATTACTCCTGGCGATAACGAAGAATCGATTGCGATTCTGCTTGAAGCATTAGAAGCAATGTCCAAAGCTTATCTCGCGGATTCAAGGGAAATTCTCGATGTAGTGGTCAAGATTCCTGAAATCCCCCATCTCGCGTTAACACCTAGGGATGCTTTCTATGGAGAAACCGAACTTGTACCTTTCGTAGAATCTGCGGGCAAGATCATTGCTGAGTTCATCTACGTTTACCCACCGGGCATTCCGATCCTACTTCCTGGTGAAGTCATCTCGCAAGAGAATATTGACTATATTGTTGATCATCTGAAAGTAGGACTACCAGTAAAAGGTCCCGAGGATAGATCAGTTACTAACGTTAAGGTCATCTTAGAAGAAACTGCAATCTCATAA
- a CDS encoding DUF3055 domain-containing protein has protein sequence MLENLYDVIESSNVNFVGCISEESRFDFAIVYTSHFFGKPLVICMQTGRSLPLSADDLGDTDLLSSRFLVTEEAAIELRSLLGSRLPNLEMKDQY, from the coding sequence ATGCTTGAGAACCTCTACGACGTAATCGAATCGTCTAACGTCAATTTTGTTGGCTGTATTTCCGAGGAGAGTCGCTTTGATTTCGCTATTGTATACACGAGCCATTTTTTCGGCAAACCACTTGTCATTTGTATGCAAACCGGACGGTCATTGCCGCTTAGTGCCGATGATCTTGGGGACACAGATTTGCTTAGCTCACGTTTTCTTGTTACAGAGGAAGCTGCAATTGAGCTAAGGAGCTTGCTGGGGAGTCGTTTACCGAATCTTGAGATGAAGGATCAGTATTAA
- a CDS encoding DUF1885 family protein — protein sequence MSQSAYISLVQGSTVAEIDLNGVKEQLHHYREQMSLTGKQLGWDYAEAAFPYSIENKPESKDEWFYLKGINPKYRYIVFGTGKRDEAGASVPYIHLVLPDDSTHGDKSKANELCKWIGKQLQAEVKMFNGRTIYFNPRK from the coding sequence ATGAGTCAAAGTGCATATATTTCTCTTGTTCAAGGCTCGACCGTGGCAGAGATTGATCTGAATGGCGTGAAGGAGCAGCTTCACCATTATCGGGAACAGATGTCCTTAACCGGCAAGCAATTGGGCTGGGATTACGCCGAAGCGGCTTTTCCTTACAGCATCGAGAATAAACCCGAATCCAAAGACGAATGGTTTTATCTTAAAGGAATTAATCCGAAATATCGTTATATCGTGTTCGGAACAGGTAAGCGGGATGAAGCTGGAGCTTCCGTCCCTTATATTCACCTTGTCCTCCCTGACGATTCTACCCATGGAGACAAGTCTAAGGCCAATGAGCTTTGCAAGTGGATTGGTAAGCAATTGCAAGCCGAAGTGAAGATGTTTAACGGGCGGACTATTTATTTTAATCCTCGTAAATAA
- a CDS encoding DUF1292 domain-containing protein produces MSDHVHDENCEHDHDEEAVFIVTDEDGKEHEMVLVYTFENNDRAYAVLLDRNDPEDDGVIFRVEEEGEDEVLVNIEDDQEWETVMKVYEELAALENSEG; encoded by the coding sequence ATGAGCGATCATGTCCACGACGAGAATTGCGAACATGACCACGATGAGGAAGCCGTATTCATCGTAACGGACGAAGACGGCAAAGAGCACGAGATGGTGCTCGTATACACCTTCGAAAATAACGATCGTGCATACGCTGTTCTGTTGGACCGCAACGACCCAGAAGATGATGGAGTTATTTTCCGCGTTGAAGAAGAAGGCGAAGACGAAGTCCTAGTCAATATCGAAGACGATCAGGAATGGGAAACGGTCATGAAGGTATATGAAGAGCTAGCTGCCCTAGAGAACTCTGAAGGATAA
- a CDS encoding MBL fold metallo-hydrolase yields the protein MDLKIQMLGTGSAFAKTFNNNNALLKIDGLTLLVDCGITAPKALHELGYNFNDLDAILLTHMHADHIGGLEELAFQMKFIYKRKPILYLADTLVAPLWENSLRGGLQQEENETLEDFFEVRPLSEGQAQEILPGLKLELIATRHIPNKPNYSLLFNDFFYYSGDTTFDPDLLDSLVNSRGVRVIFHDCQLHAPGVVHTCLPQLLTLPIAIQQHVFLMHYGDDQPDFIGHTGQMTFIEQHRIYDLDDLTIPEKGL from the coding sequence ATCGATTTGAAAATTCAAATGCTGGGAACTGGCAGTGCGTTTGCCAAAACCTTTAACAATAACAATGCTTTGCTTAAGATCGATGGTCTAACCCTTCTAGTAGATTGCGGAATTACCGCACCAAAAGCGCTGCACGAGCTAGGGTATAACTTCAATGATCTTGACGCGATACTGCTTACACATATGCATGCTGACCATATTGGAGGGCTGGAAGAGCTCGCCTTTCAAATGAAATTCATATACAAACGCAAACCGATACTATACTTAGCTGATACATTGGTGGCGCCGCTTTGGGAGAATTCTTTAAGGGGTGGCCTTCAGCAGGAAGAGAACGAAACGTTGGAGGACTTTTTTGAAGTTCGTCCTCTATCCGAAGGACAAGCCCAAGAGATTTTACCCGGCTTAAAGCTTGAATTAATTGCTACTCGGCACATTCCCAACAAACCAAACTATTCTCTGCTGTTTAACGACTTCTTTTACTATTCGGGAGATACCACATTTGATCCAGACTTACTCGACTCCTTAGTTAATTCCAGAGGTGTTCGGGTCATCTTTCATGATTGCCAGCTGCACGCGCCAGGAGTTGTTCATACTTGCCTGCCTCAGCTACTTACATTACCTATAGCTATTCAGCAGCACGTGTTTCTTATGCATTATGGCGACGACCAGCCGGATTTTATTGGACATACAGGACAAATGACATTCATTGAACAGCATCGCATATACGATTTAGATGATTTAACAATTCCCGAAAAAGGGTTATGA